The following is a genomic window from Bacteroidia bacterium.
GGATTTGACCATCATCGACTATCACCTCGAGGACGAGCAAAAACAGCAGTTCGAGCAAAGCGGCACGCGGGGACGGATACTGCGCGAGAGAGTACCGGGTCCGGATGGGGCAATGCTGGAGGATTTCATACGGCGCTTCCAGGCCGGCGGAAGCGTCGACCACTTGGAATTCCGCCTCGGACCTCCGTTTTTTACACGAATGACGGAGCTTGAAGCACGGTTGCGGCGTGTGGGCCCCAATATCGTCGCGCTGGTTCGCGACATCAGCGAAGAAAAGGAGAATCGCCGTATGCTGGAAGAGCAGAATATCATATTGACCGAACGCAACAACGAACTCGACGCCTTCACGCACAGCGTCGCGCACGACCTGAAGAATCCGTTAAGTCTTATCATCGGCTATGCCGAACTGATCAACGAGGAAAGCGGCGATCTCTCCGTTGAAGAATTGCGCGAATTTGCGGACAGTATTCTCTTCAACGCCAAAAAAATGATAACCATCATCAATGCGTTGCTGCTTCTCGCCAGTGTGCGGAAGGAGGACGTCACCATGCAGACGCTCGATATGCTGGCCATCGTGCACGATGCCGTGCGCCGTCTGCGGAAATTGATCGCCGACCGCCAGGCCTCGCTGACCTACCCGGAAGAATGGCCCGATGTGAAGGGGTATGCGCCCTGGATCGAGGAGGTGTGGGTGAATTACCTCAGCAACTCGCTCAAGTATGGTGGATCTCCCTGCGTCGTGGAACTGGGTTTTGATGATACCGACGACGGTGTGTGTTTCTGGGTGCGGGACAACGGCGCCGGCATTCCCGCGGACAAACTCGACAATCTCTTCAAACCGTTTACACGGCTTTCCGACCTCGACGTCGAAGGCCATGGCCTTGGTTTGAGTATTGTGGGACGCATTATCGCGAAACTGGGGGGCAAGGTGTATGCCGAAAGTCTGCCGCAGGGCGGATCGCTGTTTTCCTTCACGCTCCCGAAGGCCTGACGCGCAGGGTAAACGCGATAGTGCTTTCAAAATTCCGGAGCTGATGCTCCGCAAATAACCGCACCCCCGCGACATCGATGCCCATGAACCACGCCGGCGCCAGGCGGAGTTTGGGCAGCGCTTTCTCGAGATGATTCCGCGCTCCCTTGTAGCGTCCGCTGCGCTTGAGATGCACGCCGGAGGCGACCTGTATCAGCGCACGAATAAAAATCTCCGCGTCGTCCGCCGCATCGTCGCCCATAAGCAGCCAGGCCGCTTCCCAGGACTCATGCGCGTGCCAATGCTTCCCGCTGTTGAACAAACCGATGCCGCGAAGAAAATGCTCACGCTGCGCGTCGGTCAGCCGGGGTTCGGTCAGACCGTGCAGCTCTTCAACTTGACGCTTTCTGGGAGGCATGGACTCAGGAAGCGGAGGGTGTCGCAGCGCCGCGCTGACGACGGGCGTCGACGAAGGATTTCACCGCAAGGACAATAAATGCGATCATGAGCAAGGCCATGACGCTCTGCATGATGGTCGCGAGCGGACGCGGCACGTCCCCTCCGCCAAGCAGCGTAAACAGGGACGTCAACCCGCGCACCGAGCCTGCGAAGCCGAGCACGGCCAGCACAGCGGCGGCGTGCATGAGATGCTTGCGCAAGCGCTCCTTACGCGCGAGAACACCAAGCAGGATAAAGACGACACCGAAAAAGCTCGGGATCAGAGCGGTGAAGCTCTCGGCGCCCGATCCGATATATCCGAAAATTCCAAGTGCGGTGAGAATGATACCAAGCCATAGCGTCAGGGACGGCATAGAAATACTCCGGTTCAATGTATGTGGAAGCTCCTCCAGATATTCCACAACACCGCACCCCCGCTGAAGGTTTCACAGCGCGGGGCTGGATACGTAAAATCCGCTTCTGATAGCTGGTGGAAAGGTGAGAAGGTGAAATGGTGAAAAGGTAATAGCGATCCCAACCTTTTTACCTTTTTTCCTTTTCACCGTTTCACGATCCAAATCTTTTCATCATCCTACGGAGTCTGTCCTTTTTTCTCTCCGCGCTCCGCTCCCGACCCGCAGCAGCAGCGAATTCCCCAGCACACTCACGGAACTGAACGCCATCGCGGCCGCCGCAATCATGGGCGAGAGCAGACCGGAGGCGGCCAGCGGTATGCCGATGACGTTGTACACGAAAGCCCAGTACAGGTTCTGTCGAATTTTGCGCAATGTCGCTTTCGAAAGTCGGAGGGCGTCCACGACACCATGCAAATCCCCGCGCATGAGTATCATGTCGGCCGTCTCCATGGCGATGTCCGTTCCGCTTCCCATGGCGATGCCCAGATCCGCACGCGCCAGAGCGGGAGCGTCGTTGATACCATCGCCCGCCATGGCGACGATATTCCCGGCCTCCTGCAAGCGACGAATTTCGGCTTCCTTGCCCGCCGGCAATATTCCTGCCAGGACGCGCTCTATTCCCGCCTCTTGTGCTATACCATTTGCGGCCGCCTCTGCATCCCCGGTCAGCATTATGACCTCAATCCCCTGCCTCCGCAACGCCGCCACCGCTTGCACGGAACTTGGCCGCACCGCGTCAGCCAACACGAATGTGGCCGCATGATGTCCGTTGACCGCGGCATGCAATACGGTTGCCCCCGCCTGCGCGTCCAGGTCTTCCGGGAGCCGGACGCCGTACATGCGCATCAGAGCGGGACTGCCGATCAGCACAGAATCTGCTCCGACAAAGGCTGAAACACCCAGCCCGGGTTCGTACTGAAACGATTCCGCCTCGAGCCGCACATCGCCCGGCGCATACACATGGTCCAGGATCGCGCGCGCCAGAGGATGCTCGGAGTTGCGCTCCGCAGCCGCCACAAGCATTTTCACATTGGCCTCGTCCATTCCCTCCGCGACACGCATGAGCACGACACGAGGCTTGCCTTCGGTAATGGTGCCGGTTTTGTCGAGCACCACCACATTTACCGAGCGGGCACGCTCGAAGGCCTCGGCGTTGCGTATCACTATGCCCCTGTCTGCGCCGACACCCACACCTACCATGATCGCCGCCGGGGTTGCCAGTCCCAGTGCGCAGGGACAGGCGATGATGAGCACCGCGACCAGATGCATCAGTGCGACGGAGAGTTCCGCGCCGACAGCCATCCAGAAAATCCCTGTAACTCCCGCGATGCCGATAACGATGGGCACAAAAACCGCCGCGACTTTGTCCACCAGGCGTTGCACGGGAGCCTTCGATCCCTGCGCCTCATCCACCAGACGGATGATATGCGCGAGCACCGTCTCACTGCCCACCGCCGTGGCTTCGATACGCAGACTTCCTTCCTGATTCACCGTGCCACCGATCACGCGGTCGCCCTCACGCTTCTCCACGGGCAGCGGCTCGCCGGTGATCATCGATTCATCCACGCTGCTGCTGCCCGTACGAACGGTACCGTCCACAGGAATGCGCTCGCCGGGACGCACGAGCACCACATCCCCATGCGATAATTCACCGATTGGTATATCGACGTCGCCGTCGTCGCGCACGATACGCGCCGTTGCCGGTTGCAAGCCGACGAGTTTTCTGATCGCGTCGGAGGCCCGTTGCTTCGCGCGGGTTTCGAGATATTTTCCCAGCAATATCAGTGTGATGATGGTGGCGCTGGTATCGAAATACACTTCGCCGTGTCCGGGATGCAGCCGCAGCCACTGCGGAAACAGGACGGCGATCGAACTGTACGCGAAGGCCGCTCCCGTCCCAACCGCCACCAGTGTATTCATATCCGCCGTGGCGTGACGCAGTGCCGCAAGAAAGCCTGTAAAAAATCTTCTTCCCGGAAACAACAGCACCGGCGCGGTGAGGAGCAACAGAATGCGATTGGTATCGTCGATGGATATCGGCCACACCGCCGCGACCGACGGAAACATGGTCAGCATGCTGATGAGCATGACGGGTAATGTCAGCGCTCCCGACGTTATCAAATCCCTGCGCAATGCACGGACGTCGCTCTCGTCCGCAGAGGCAGCGTCGGCAAAGACCTCGGCCGTACTGTCGCTCCGCGCGCTCTCATCCGGGATGGTCAGCGTGTAGCCGGCCTTGCGTACGGCCGCTTCGAGAGCATGCATATCCGTATCCGCCGCAACGCTGACGACAGCCTTATTCGATGCCAGATTGACGGAGGCCTTCTCGACGCCCGGCGTTTGCAGCAGTGTCGTCTCCACACGCAAGACGCAGCTGGCGCAGGTCATACCCTTGACGGGCAGACTCAAGGTGCGGATCCCGCCAACGGTTGCGGAGGGCGTCTCGTCGCTCACGATGCGAGAACGGTGTATCCTGCGGCCTCAATTGCCGCGATTATGCTCGCCAGGGGAGTCACCACTTCTTCGAAGGAAATGGACGCGGTCCCGATTGTCACATCGAGGATGTCCACGCCGGGGAGTGCGGCCAGAGCTCTGCGTATAGTCATCACGCAATGATTGCAGGTCATGCCGCCGATGGTCAGGGTTGTATGTGTCATTCGATTGCCTGTCGTTGTGTTTGTATCTCTTCTGAACAAAAGTGCGCCGAAAAGAGTTTGGGGACAAGTGTATTCGCTCCGCTGTCAGCTGCGTACTCTCACGCGACGATCGTATATTGTCCTTAAACCTGGAGCACATGACGCGATTCCGTCTTATATCCGCCTTGCTGCTGACGCCGCTTCTCGCGTGCGCGCAACCATCCGCCCTCGAGAAGCGCGTCCACGAGGCAATGCGGCGGGTTTCCGCGGCAGACATCATCCGGCATGCGACGGCGCTCGCACACGATTCTCTGTACGGACGCGGTACAGGCAGCAAAGGTGAACGTCTTGCCGCCGCGTATATCGAGCAGGAGCTGCGGAATCTCGCCATACCCCCCGCCGGAGAAAACGGCGGCTACCTTCAGGCCATCCCTCTGCATGGCAGCGTCCCGCTCAGCGACAGCCGCTTGCAGCTCGCGGCCGGTGGCGTCATGCACGATTTCGCGCTGCGCAAGGACTATTTGCTCTACAAAACGGGCGCGCAGACGTTTATTCCCCAACCGTTGCGTATGGTATTCGTCGGATACGGCATTGTTGCTCCGGAATTCGACTACAATGATTATCAGAACATTGACGTCGCCGGAGCCATCGTCGTGTACCTGTCGGGAGAACCCTTGTCGGATGACGAAGGATTTTTTGACGGCCGACGTCCTTCCCTGCATGCCATTCCGGAAATGAAGCAGCGTGTCGCGTTGTCACGCGGCGCCCGTGGAAGCGTCATGCTCCCCTTGCCGCGCGAGAGCGTCGGCTATACCTGGTCTGATTGGGTGCAGATGTTCTCCTTCGAAGACGTCACCCTTCCCGTCACCGTACCCTCACATCTGAGCGTGCTCCTCAATCCGTCGCGGGCGCCGTTGCTGTTTGAAGGGGCCGCCTGGTCCTGGCGGGATGTGCTGGAACTCGATGCTTCGGGACGTATGCGAAGCTTCACGCTGGACACGCGTATGTCCTTTGCCGGGAGCTTCAAAGAGAGAGACTTTCTGGCGTACAATGTCGCCGCGTCTATCGAAGGCAGCGACCCGCTGCTGCGTGATTCCTGGGTGCTGTGTACGGCGCACTATGATCATCTCGGTGTCGGACCAGTACTCGCGGGCGACTCGATTTATAATGGCATGGTGGATAACGCACTGGGCGTGGCCGCGACGCTCGAACTCGCACGGCTGTTGTCCCGACCCGAATTCCGGCCGCGACGTTCTATTCTGTTTCTATTTGTCAGCGGGGAGGAGAAAGGATTGCTCGGCTCACAGTACTACTGTTCACACCCGCTCGTCCCCCTCTATAAGACGATCAGCGTTCTGAACATTGACGGAATCGGAATCATCGACACATTCGGCGACATAGTCGGCATCGGCAGCGAATTTTCCACGCTGCAGCAATTGCTGCGGCGCGTTGCCGTCGAGCTTGGACTCACCGTGTCGGAAATCCCGCCGGCGTTCGATCACCTGGATGCGTTCGCCAGTTCCGACCAGATCGCCTTCGCGCAGGCGGGTATTCCTGCCATGCTCGTCATGGAGGGTACGGAGTATCGGAATCTCGGACCGGAAGAGGGATTCCGCCGTTTCATCGAATGGGGCAAGGAGCGGTATCATACACCCTTCGACGACGCGGAGCAGCCTGTCGATACCGCCGCTGTAGGACATCACACCGTCGTACTGCTGGCCACTCTCGCGGCGCTTGCAGACACCTGGGAGGCGCCGCAATGGATACGCGGCACCAAATACATCAACGCGCGTCTTCAATCCATCGCGGAGGAACGATGACGAAAAGCACTCCACCTCTTCCTCGCTTCAGGCGGACACTCGTCGCTGCTATCATCCTCGCGTTCTTCCTTGGCGGCTGCGGCAGCGGGAGCGATACGACAACGGACACCCGATCCTCCGTGCGCATCAAGGGTTCCGATACCATGCTCCTGCTCACCACCCGTTGGGCCGAGGATTTCATGCGCGTCCATCCGCGGATCGCCGTCTACGCCGACGGCGGCGGAACGGAAACTGGTATTGAAGCGCTGATCGAAGGCGAAACCGACCTCTGCGCCGCTTCACGCACGCTGCGCGCGGAGGAAGTACGCCGCCTCTTGCAGAAGCGCGGTTCGCTCGGTATCAGCGTCCTCACCGCGAAGGACGCACTCAGTGTGTATCTTCACCCGGATAATCCTGTCGGTAGTCTTACGATAGAACAAATCACCGGCTTGTTCACGGGGGAAATCCGAAACTGGCGCACCGTCGGCGGCGCCGATCTGCCGGTGACCGTCATAAGCCGTCCCCCGAATTCAGGGACATTCCTCTTTTTTGAGGAGCATGTACTGCAGGGCAGGCCGTACAGCCGCGACGCCGAAACCGTTGCCAGTACGGATGCGGTGATACGGCGCGTGCGCGAGCTGCCCGGCGCTATCGGCTATGGCGGCCTCCCTTTCGGCGAGGATCTCCGCCACGTGGCCGTCGACGGCATCAAACCCACGGCTGACAATGTGCGGAATGGATCCTATCCCATCTCCCGTTACCTTTATCTCTACGCCTCCCGTCCCCTCGAAGGCGAACTGAAGCTCTTCGTGGACTGGGTACTCAGCAACGCCGGACAAACCGTCGTCCGCAATGTGGGGTATATTCCGCTGTGGGAGGTTCCCTCGGACGGGAAGTGACCACACCTCGTGTTCGTAGTCCCGTACGGTGTCGCGGTGATTGGAATTTCCGGCACAAAGACCTCTCCTCATTTCCGCGCATCCTCGAGCCAGGTCAATTACTCTCAGCGAGACTCCCTCGCCGCGCATCTGCGTTACATTCTCCTCTCCCCCCCGCGCCTCCGCATCTCTGCGCCTTTGCATCACATTCTCCTCTCCCCCCTGTGCCTCTGCATCTCTGCGCCTTTGCATCACATTCTCCTCTCCCCCCTGTGCCTCTGCATCTCTGCGCCTTTGCGTTACATTCTCCTCTCCCCCTGCGCCTCTGCATCTCTGCGCCTTTGCGTTACATTCTCCACTCCCCCTGCGCCTCTGCATCTCTGCGCCTTTGCGTTACATTCTCCTCTCCCCCCTGCGCCTCTGATGCATGTACGTCCAGATTTTCAAAGCAGGATAAAGCGCAGCGACACACACACTCACGGACATTTATTCTCCGCTTTCTCCACTGCTCCCGATACCGGAAACAACGATGTCCGTGAATTACGGACAAGCGGAGATACAATATCCTCTTCCACGGAAGAACCCGACACCGCCCTACGCACACGCTGTCAGCTAAAGCAAATACACATTTTACTCCCCAAAGACAGTGGTCTCAATTCCCGATCTCACACAGCTCGTGCTCAAGAATCGGTAATCTTATACCCACAATTTTATTGACCACACCCCCTGCACGCATGAATAAAATCCCTGACTATGCCGTTGATTTTATTAGATTTGCGGTATAACTGGGTATACCATTCCCTATTTCTTACAAAATTGTAATGAAAAATGATGATTTAGGGACTTGACACCGCGATTTATTTTCCTTAACATTGCATTGAGCTTTGACTCAATTTCCATAAGATTCTGTATTTCTTTCACTAACCTGACAGGAATCGTTCACATGGCAGCACGCACAATCATCACGGACCGTAAGCGCGGGGAAGATGAGGGACACGAAGCGGGTGGGACACACACAGTGACCGTGAGCGATTGGGGAAGGGTTTCCGTCAGGTTGGTATCCGCACAACAGGGGTCCCCGCGGTCCGGCGCTACCAGCGCGGACCGGGCTGTTCTCTGGGGGAGAATGGCGTTGGGGTCGGTCGGCAGGCGAGTGTACGGCATCGTACCGATGTCAAGCCGGACCGCGGGAAGGTGCGGAGCAGGTTTCCCTCATGGTTCTGGATCGCACGGACAGTCGGCCGGGCGGACGCAGGGAGTGTCCGCAGCAGGGAGCGGCGCTGTCGCTGTCGGTGTCTGCAGTACCGGATTCGTGACGACATCACCGTGGGGCGCATCGCGTCCGGGAGGCCGGGGAGCTCGCTCCCCGCTTCCCGGACCGCAGTAATCGCATTCGGGACGCAGTCCGCTTTCAGAATGCACACCATTTTCCCTATTATTCACCCGCAGCGGAATATTGAGATGAAATACACCATGATGCATGACATTCTATCCTGGACTATTGAGAAAGACGACACACTGCAGCCGGCATCGCAAGACCGCGGTTCTCACATTCACCGTTCTCCCTTCCAGACGGCTGCGCCTCCTGCCGGTCTCCGCATTGCCGGACACCAGTACAGCGCTCGTTTTCTGGCTGGTCTCGCGATGCTGCTCAGTGTTGTCCTCCTCCTCGCCTGCGACGACAATCCGCCCGACGCTCCCGTTGATCCCGTCCTCCCTCCAACCATTGATACCACCAGTCACGACTTCGTCTGGACCGTGGATACCATAGGCATGGAGCTGTCCTGGATCAACGATGTGGCGATTATTTCCGAAAATGACGTTTGGGTGGTGGGGATGTTCGAGCAAAGGGGAGACGACGGCCGCTACGATATTACGAAACGGGGCAACGCGGCACATTTCGATGGGAAAAAGTGGACGATTTATAATATCACTGATGGGACAAGGGGTTGGGGAGGAGAGAAGCGTGTTGTTTGTGCAGCTGGACCGGGGAATATCTGGATGATGAGCGGAGGCGGATGGCATTTTGACGGGAGCCGATGGCGTTCACTTGATTTCTGGAGCCTTGGACATAAAGTATCCACACTTGACGCTTGGGTCTCTGATGATTTGAACACAAGGATTTTTGTGGGACCGGACAGCAGTTTGGTTTATTTCAAGGACGGCGCGTATGTAAAACACCTCTCTGCTCCGGGGTATGATTTCAACGCGGTGGACGGCTTCTCGAACGGTGATGCACTGATAGGGGCTGGCAAGTTCAATGTGGGTGCGCTATTCCGCATGAACCGCGAGGGTGGGTTCAGCACAGTGCTCAAATTGTCAAAGTATGAAATTGAAGACGTCTCTGTCACAATACATGATGACATCGTTTTTACAACGAGACGCAACCTTTACCGATGCTACGGTGATCGCGCGATCGCGATGTTCGAAACCGATCAGAACATCTACGGTCTGAAGGCGAATACCGTAAATGACATCTTCATCGGAACGGGAAGCTCGACCATCTATCATTACAACGGCATCGATGTGAAAGACATCGGTCCGGACTATAGCGGGATCTGCTATGGTATGGGATTGACAGCCACAAAGGATCTCGTATACTTCATCGCCATAGGCGAAATGCAGCGCTGCCTCGTATTCCGGGGCGAACGAAAAAAATAACGCCGGTTCTCCGGCATAGGGACAATTCATTATTCACCACCATCACACTCCCTGGGAGGATGTATGAAGGCGATCACCGCTATTCTCACCCTGTATTTCTGCGCGCTTCTCTGCGCGAACGCCGGCGCCCAGCGCCTGCCCGACAACCGCATTCAGCACAGCCAGACCATGCATCAGTATATCGTGGCCGAGGCCTACAAGCTGTTGCAGCGACTTGATCCCGTTGCTGCGAAAAAGCTGGAAAAACACATGGACTCCGAGGGTCTTCCGCTCAATACGGGATCAACGCCCTGGGATGCGAAAACCATACTCGCCGGCGCCTGGAGAGAGGATGCCGAAGACGTGGTGTACGGCTATGGCAGCGCGAACAAAGAGCAGTGGCCGGACATTGATATGAGCCGCAAGGATTATTGGTCCGACGGTATGTATTCCGAGCTCGAAAAATCGCTGAAGAACGATCCTGGTTTCGCTGAGGGCTTAACGACCTGTACGCATTTCTGGGATGCCTCCTCGTCCAACCGCTATTTGATCAAATCCGGCATCGTTATAAACGGTACAGGCATTTTCGACGTCATGGACGACGACAATCAGATTCTCACTATCAAACCGCAATGGACGGCCTGGGACAAGGCACAGCGCATCATCCGTCCCAACTGGACGGTAGCAATACGCGACAAATGGTGGGAGCAGGGAGGCAAGTATCGTTACAATAACAATTCGAGCGAGGCGTTGCTGCCTCAGCAGACGCATGCCTCGCAGGAAATTGCGATTTCCTATGAATCACTCGCACACTTGTACAACACCGGTGCATGCTATCTCAGCATTCCCGGAATCGACAATTCTTCCATGTTCACGCTCACAACGGAACAGCGGAATCGCTATGTATGGGAAATGCTGGGCCGCGTCTGTCATCTGCTGGCGGACATGAGCGTTCCTGCGCATACACACCGTGATATACACATGGGGAATCTGGATCTGTACTCAGATCAGGGAAGTTGGGGAAGCATCTCGATCACTATTCGCGATCAGGACAGCTATGAAAACTGGATCGCCTCGCCCCATCGCGCATATTGGAATGCGAACAACATCCAGGGAGGGCTGCTCGACCTGAGCAATCATCCCGACCCGCTGTTTTTCATTTTCAACAGCACGCGCGAACGCGCTGCTTCCTTCGCAAGCGACGATGTCGACGGGTATGGCCCCTATGCAGGTGCGCCACGGACGGTAGCCGAAATGCTCGACCGCTATAATCCGTCGACGTGGTACACACCGGCGAAGACCATGCAGATGGAAACAATACGCGACCATACACTCCCCTATGCCATTCGAGCCACAGCAACGCTGCTGGCGTGGTTCGCGCATCAACTTTCTATGCCCGAAACTTTCGTAGTTCGCAATACAGGTGCAGATGGTTATTCTGATTTCTTCAACAGAGATCGGTTTAATGTTCATTTTCCGGATTGGGGAACCACCTCGGGTACACCATTCAATGAAGAGGTTGGCGATCCGCTCTCACTACGTTCTCACTATCTTATGCATCGGGATACACAAGCGAAGTTTTCGTCCTGGAAGTACGCTCAGCAATTCAAGTCCGAACTTCACCAGTACGACGCGCGTGTCGATGAAAATCAACCTGATGTTAACTGCTTTTATCGACACTCCGAGCGTTACATTGTCCCAACTATTCAAATTATGGGCGAGCTTGGCCAGCCTCTTACAAGCGACTACCCCAGTTTTCGTGATCCCTGGCACGTCGATCCGTCAAAATGCACGCAGTGGGATATTCATCAACCCGGTATCTTCGACAGGTATCAGCCGTACGAGACAACAACGTCGAATGGTGGCATCTTTCTGAACAATTATGATCAGGATGAACCCCTTCTCCCCCACTACTCCATTCGCGCGTCGAAGATCTGGGACAAAAGCACGCTCGCGCACAAATGGCCGACGCCTGAAATCGGGGATTACATTTTCCAGGAATGGGAAGCGATCTACTCCGAGCTGTATGACGACGCGCTCAACGCGTTGCAGCCGCAGCATCACGCCTTCCTGAATCCCGAGCAGTACGACACACGCGCGGTGAACTTCCTGCAGAACACCGCCATCGTCAACGCGCATGTGAAAACGCATCGCACGTCGGTGGGACAGATCGCACCCAGCAACAGCAATTCGCAGCGCAAGGTGGCCCTGGCACAGGATGGTTCGTATCACGCCGTCTATGAAAGCAACGGACGCATCTGGTACATCAGCAGCACGGACAAGGGAGCGAGCTGGTCGCCCGAAATCGCCGTCACCGAAGCCGGTGTGCATGCCACCCGTCCCTCCATCGCCGCCATCGCCAGCAGCGCGTACATCTCCTGCCTCGTGGACGGACAGGTGCAGCTGCGCATGTATGAATACGGCGAGTGGAAACCCATCTACACCGCTCCGGTGAACATGGTCGGTGACGCAACGCCGGTGCTCGCCATTCTCCGCGACGAACCACGCTCCGTGGATCACGCCGTCATTTCCGCTTTAGTATGGGAGGATTACAACGTGCTGAAATTCGCCGTCATCGCAAACCGCAATCCCATCGTGGATAATCAGGTCATGGTCTACGGCGCACAGCGTGCGAATTCCGTTGATCAGCCGCGCTTCCCGAGCATCGCCGCCTCTGTGCTGCCCGTCACCTCCGCCAATCCGACGCAGGCCTTTCATGTGGCCTGGATAGAAAACGGCTCCATTTTCCACAGCCAGATCAATATCGATCGCATGCAGAAAACCCCGGCCATCATCGGTTGGACTGCGGGCGGCACCTTCGCGAAAGAAGTGGTGCATGCGCGCACCGGCAGCGCCGGGCTCAGTTATCCCGCAAAACACGCCCCTTCCATCGCCGTTGACGATCTCGGGCATGTGCATGTCGCCTTCGACGTGGTGAGCTGGCACTCGCCCTCGCCCACGACCTCTCCCACAGCGGGCGGTACGAGCGGCAGTCCGGCGAATATGTTCGCGCTGCGCGAACGGCCCAACACGCTCGCTCATACCGGCGGCTGGAATACCACCGCGACCGTCGTGAGCGCAAGCAATCCCGGTCAGGCGCTTACCGCGCCCACCGTCGGAACTCGCCCCGCCATGGCGCCGACACCCAAGAGCAGTAAGTCCTCGTCCCTGCGCATCACTTACAACGACCGCATCGGCGGCCTGCGCACGGTCAAACTCGACCACGCGCTCGGCAACGAATATCACGCCGACGGCCTCGATCCGAATATGACGGTCTGGTCCGGCAAGGCGGATGGACTTCTCGATGTGTTCAGTCTGCC
Proteins encoded in this region:
- a CDS encoding T9SS type A sorting domain-containing protein; this encodes MKAITAILTLYFCALLCANAGAQRLPDNRIQHSQTMHQYIVAEAYKLLQRLDPVAAKKLEKHMDSEGLPLNTGSTPWDAKTILAGAWREDAEDVVYGYGSANKEQWPDIDMSRKDYWSDGMYSELEKSLKNDPGFAEGLTTCTHFWDASSSNRYLIKSGIVINGTGIFDVMDDDNQILTIKPQWTAWDKAQRIIRPNWTVAIRDKWWEQGGKYRYNNNSSEALLPQQTHASQEIAISYESLAHLYNTGACYLSIPGIDNSSMFTLTTEQRNRYVWEMLGRVCHLLADMSVPAHTHRDIHMGNLDLYSDQGSWGSISITIRDQDSYENWIASPHRAYWNANNIQGGLLDLSNHPDPLFFIFNSTRERAASFASDDVDGYGPYAGAPRTVAEMLDRYNPSTWYTPAKTMQMETIRDHTLPYAIRATATLLAWFAHQLSMPETFVVRNTGADGYSDFFNRDRFNVHFPDWGTTSGTPFNEEVGDPLSLRSHYLMHRDTQAKFSSWKYAQQFKSELHQYDARVDENQPDVNCFYRHSERYIVPTIQIMGELGQPLTSDYPSFRDPWHVDPSKCTQWDIHQPGIFDRYQPYETTTSNGGIFLNNYDQDEPLLPHYSIRASKIWDKSTLAHKWPTPEIGDYIFQEWEAIYSELYDDALNALQPQHHAFLNPEQYDTRAVNFLQNTAIVNAHVKTHRTSVGQIAPSNSNSQRKVALAQDGSYHAVYESNGRIWYISSTDKGASWSPEIAVTEAGVHATRPSIAAIASSAYISCLVDGQVQLRMYEYGEWKPIYTAPVNMVGDATPVLAILRDEPRSVDHAVISALVWEDYNVLKFAVIANRNPIVDNQVMVYGAQRANSVDQPRFPSIAASVLPVTSANPTQAFHVAWIENGSIFHSQINIDRMQKTPAIIGWTAGGTFAKEVVHARTGSAGLSYPAKHAPSIAVDDLGHVHVAFDVVSWHSPSPTTSPTAGGTSGSPANMFALRERPNTLAHTGGWNTTATVVSASNPGQALTAPTVGTRPAMAPTPKSSKSSSLRITYNDRIGGLRTVKLDHALGNEYHADGLDPNMTVWSGKADGLLDVFSLPAAQPYDWHLHSSQNHLTKADTRVPARMREIILSKDEGFSVFGIADLRVSDGTDRGMSVDWNPEHDSLQIGFNATVAGKMRSDRIPTADGGSLRFRIERYATGITDAAVSFIIRLRDAVTGELLRLLDFPADEQDTMARLEAKTIDLSAFNGRDVVLEADVLGLGDGHRVDIADRYAMVDPAEYEATLEQDIVVEGAAPITLRNSPNPFNPSTVIRFSLPADAPVRLAVYDLLGREVNVLVNGRLDAGDHQVRFDGGSLPSGVYLYQLTVGGRSLTRSMHLVK